The sequence AGGCTGGAAGTTATCCCTGGATCTTGGCATTTTCTTCATGTATCCACATTCTGCCCTTAGCTACAGATACGCAAGGTCACTGAAATTAAAGTGAATTTCAAAGTGTACAGGACACTGAATAAGAGCTAATGCTTCTCATGGAAAGAGCATTCTGCACAAAAGGAGCTCATAAGTTATGTTATCAACGCAATAATGATAGATTATTTTACAGATAATTATTTTCTATATTATGCTATAGCAGTAAACGTTATACTGTATAAAGTTTCATGCCTGAAATTGCCTTTTAGCTGACCTGTTTTTCAGTCTGTTGCTCCTCATCTTCCACATTCAGAGTGATTGGTGAGCTGGAGTTACTATGCATAGCTGCATAGGAGTCTGCTAATGGATTGTGAGATGCCTTCCAAACAGCATGGGGATGCAGACTGGACGTGGATGATGTCACTCCCCCTTTGAGCAGCGCTTCAGCCATCCCTACCAGCTCCTCAAAGTGAGTGACTGCCTGTGGCAACACTGAAATCACATGAAAAGGGAGGGGTAAAACGGTAATGGAAGCTTTCAGACTCCAATTACATAAGCAGGGATATTTAGCAATTGGATTGCTGTCACATAATGCAAAAGACTCAAAGCAGTCAGCAAAGACATTTCAATATACTTCTTTCCTCCTCTCTCAAATGCTTTCCTACCATTCTGCTGTCCCCACCCATGAAGATCTGGGCTCAGTTTCTAGAATAAATCAGTTCAGTGCAAGGCTAAGAGGAATTATTAGTTTATGCCCATCCTGGCACAAAACagactttttctcttttttctttgcaCAATCTCAAAGTCTCTACAAGTCCATAAAGCTATTGAATATGGGCTAAgtgatgtctttttttttcttccaaagaaGTAACACAGACTTCAGaggctttctcttttctttttttttttttaatctctaggGAATATGTTTTAAATAACCTTTTCTCAAAGCAATATTTTCAAATATAATCTTTTATTGCATCCATTAAGAAGAATCAATGCAAAGCAAAAAGGATGCAAGAGATAACGTATCAGCAAGATACAGAATACTAAATTAAATAAAGGACTGTAAAAGACTAAGATAATTGCTCAGGATGCAAGGTAAATTTACTTTTATGTGAGAAAAGTTGTTAGACACAAAGAAAATGTTCACAAATAATATTCCAAAAGGTGGAGATGAATGATGCAAACAAAGATGAAATGCAATCAGGTGGGAAATGAAAATGATAAACAGTTGCAAAATCATCTGACAATAAACAGGTACCACCACATTGTCTAGGGATGGTACGGTGTAGCTGGCACAGGAGGGAGTAAATCCTCTCTAAACCTTATTCATTCACTAGTGGTTTGAAATTCTGGATTCAGTTTTGGCTGCCTTAGAGTAGGGGACAGGGACAAGCCAGAGGCACTTCAGAGATGATCGCTAAGAGATGAAGAGTTCATTTACAGAGGAACAAGATTTTTCATCTTTAATTTGGTGCATctgaaactaactcaggttatcAGTAATGAGGAATCACCCAAGTAATTAGAAATTAAGTAATTTCAGAATAAATGAAATATCAATTGATCAAGAAAGACTGCCAGTAAATAAGGGTAGTTGGACTGGTCAAATGCTGAAGTATTTGAGCTTAGCCAATGGTTACACAGCATACAGAAAGGTTCTCCTGGGAACAACTGGTAGGATTTAGACACATTTTTCATTTCTAACTCTATGATTGCATGGCCTCTGTGTAAGTCAGTAAGTGCTGCTGGAATTAAATGCTGACATGTATCACAGACTGTGATGCTAATGGTAGGCCTTGATCATGTCAGGTGCTTGAGCATCCATAATTCCCATCCAAGTGGCCTCTTATAAATCAAGCTTTTCCTGACCTTCAGGCTTTTCTCTTCATCAAAACACTCCCAGCTTTACCTTGAAGCATCACCAGGGACTGCCTTAGGCGGCAGTTTTCTCTCATGGTATCTGTCAGCTTCCTCTTGAGACTTTTAATTTTGGCACATAGTTCTACCTTGGAGAGTTGAAATAAAGGCTCTTCATCATCACTGCTACTTTCACTATATAGAAAGTTGCTTCTTGAATATGGTTctctctgaaaaaaaccccaaaccactgtGATATCTAGAGCAACAACAACATAAAATCAAAGCATCAAAGCCAACATTAAAATATCTGGCTAAATCAAAAAATTCTCATTTATAAACAGACTCAGCGCAttttaataaaaacttttaccgaACATAGCTCTTAGTATTCTagttaaaatgaaaaatgaaatgtcATTTTAATATGTAACTGTTAGGTACCTTTGTCTCTGTTCTCTATTCACCAGTTTTCCAAAGCAGCATCTTTCAGAACTGTTAACTTCACTATAGCAAAAATCTTATGCCTCCCTCAAAAATACCTTTCAGACTGCTTTTGCTTGATACATTGCTGAAAACGGATGTTTACCTGTTTGTTAATTAAAGATGTTTCAAGTTGACTCAGGATGTTGGCAGGAGCAGATGCCTGCaatgatttctttctttttatatgTTTCATCATCTTCCCCTGTAAAAAGTGCATAATAGTGCCTTTGCATTCCTATACAGCCTTTCATAACATACCATAAGTTTTTATTCACTGTGCACTTGACATTCTTGGTTAGTAGTTTTAAAAAATGTATCTGTAACTTTGTTAACTTTTATGTTTTCCTTGCCTATATTTTGTCACTGCAGATCTCAGCACAAGGTACACCTCAGAAAACCTGCTTCCTTCCCTTTTTAAGCAGTAGTCAGATTTCTGTCTTACAGAGCATCAAAGCCTTGAATAGCAATCATCTCTTGACACAGGAAAGGACAAAATCCATTGGCCTAGGTAATTACTCTGACAGGTTATTGTGCTGAGGTACCACGTGAAGGCTGCCTGTATTCCTACCTTTACCATCCTTTGTGTGTTCTATCATGAAGAATCAATAGTCACAGTCTATTTCATTCCTTTATGGACCTAACAATATAGGGCACATAAAGACACAAACTCACCTTTTCTTTATCCAGGTCACTGTCCTCACTTTCTGAGAATATCATTTCTATCCTCTTCCTCTTGCCTTTTCCAAGGACTTGTATTTTTGTAATTTCATCTGCTCGTAATATCTTTTGCATCATTTCCACCAGCTCTTGGGGGTcatctgaagagatggaaaggaaAAAGGCCAAAGCACAGACAATCAGGCAACTATACCTTAAAAGCAGGTTTCATATCAGACAGATGTTCTGGTACTGCACTCACCACTCATGTACACAACTTTCACCAGGtgcttttctgtctttctttctccCACAGGCCAGTTTACTAGTACGTGCTCATTAGGTTTCAGAAGCCTTTCCAGTTCATTGTCATCACAGGGAAGGTCCTGGATCCATGAAGTCTCTCCAATTTGCAGTGAATTATCATTTACAAAATCAAACAGTGTGAATTTTTTCATTGTTAAATGGCTTTCTTGTCACACAGACACTTCCTGAAGGACGACATAGGAAAAATAGCAGTTACTGTATCATGCCACAGTGCCACAGGGATGTTACAAGAACCCTTTGAAAAGCTCCAAACAACCCTCCTTTTGCTGGATATTGGTAATTACCTTGTAGGAAAA comes from Melospiza melodia melodia isolate bMelMel2 chromosome 3, bMelMel2.pri, whole genome shotgun sequence and encodes:
- the BEND6 gene encoding BEN domain-containing protein 6 isoform X2 produces the protein MKKFTLFDFVNDNSLQIGETSWIQDLPCDDNELERLLKPNEHVLVNWPVGERKTEKHLVKVVYMSDDPQELVEMMQKILRADEITKIQVLGKGKRKRIEMIFSESEDSDLDKEKREPYSRSNFLYSESSSDDEEPLFQLSKVELCAKIKSLKRKLTDTMRENCRLRQSLVMLQVLPQAVTHFEELVGMAEALLKGGVTSSTSSLHPHAVWKASHNPLADSYAAMHSNSSSPITLNVEDEEQQTEKQFKIEKWQIALCNKSKPQKFINDLMQALYTHEYMATHSLTGAKSSSSKDKAAKPAMNQNEVQEIIGITKQLFPNTDDALIRRMMGQKLNNCTKKPILSKDLNSGAFQKHSFCGSTAAPQGIISSAVPPCTQDQQDDDSPAANAQLQQSDSCLTPPPPAPEGQQEWPKPTSSKVESQLASSSPAPSPSQGCGQNLRNSDKE
- the BEND6 gene encoding BEN domain-containing protein 6 isoform X1, which produces MKKFTLFDFVNDNSLQIGETSWIQDLPCDDNELERLLKPNEHVLVNWPVGERKTEKHLVKVVYMSDDPQELVEMMQKILRADEITKIQVLGKGKRKRIEMIFSESEDSDLDKEKGKMMKHIKRKKSLQASAPANILSQLETSLINKQREPYSRSNFLYSESSSDDEEPLFQLSKVELCAKIKSLKRKLTDTMRENCRLRQSLVMLQVLPQAVTHFEELVGMAEALLKGGVTSSTSSLHPHAVWKASHNPLADSYAAMHSNSSSPITLNVEDEEQQTEKQFKIEKWQIALCNKSKPQKFINDLMQALYTHEYMATHSLTGAKSSSSKDKAAKPAMNQNEVQEIIGITKQLFPNTDDALIRRMMGQKLNNCTKKPILSKDLNSGAFQKHSFCGSTAAPQGIISSAVPPCTQDQQDDDSPAANAQLQQSDSCLTPPPPAPEGQQEWPKPTSSKVESQLASSSPAPSPSQGCGQNLRNSDKE